In one window of Limnohabitans sp. MORI2 DNA:
- a CDS encoding tetratricopeptide repeat protein, translating to MTTKAPKKSIQTLINEALAHQHAGELDAAQTLFEQALKLDAKNAAALYSLGAIESSRGRYEQALPHMQKAVKASPNFAQAHLALSVILYHLNRIPEATQAVNKSLKLDPRLTGAQAHLETLRLSQNGTNPMSSSNPEAAALNSQAIGLQGTGQHAQAEALLQQALAIDSNNFMTLYSLGVSCSHLGKTKEALGYFDRATQAAPHLPLGFFAKAKTLHDLGLAEDAIVAYDQAIDVDPHYMEAYTNKAALLQGINRHHDALLTLTAATEIEPNHVRALEGQGQLLGQYKQYTLATRAFAHALQVAPDYAYGEGHLMGARMSNCDWTDFEGAKARIIAGIHAGKLTCGPLTIMSITDDAATIRKCAELYAADKYKASSTPLWTGEKYQHRKKRVAFMSADFRIHPVGYLLIGLIEQFDKSKFELTGFFTGVGDDSDLWRRYRCAFDHYIDCNTMPSIEVAKLMRAMEIDVVVELSGHTEGTRLDILAYRPAPTQVTYLGFPGTLGLPYIDYLISDPRIIPPEFEKHYQEKILTLPHCYLPRDDTVVPSPDTPKRSDFGLPDEGIVFCSFNHDYKINPPLFKVWMDLLKEVPGSVLWLMKLNEGAHKNLAQSARDHGIDPERIIFASRLPRVEDHLARYRLADVFIDTYPYNGHTTAGDALRSGLPVVTLCGGSFSSRVAASLLHDIGMSELTCTSFEEYHDKALRLATHADEREAAKRKLQGILDRQEWPHTPAHQARALEALLLEI from the coding sequence ATGACTACCAAAGCGCCAAAAAAATCGATTCAGACCCTCATCAATGAGGCTCTTGCACACCAACATGCAGGCGAGTTAGACGCCGCGCAAACGTTGTTTGAACAAGCACTCAAGCTCGATGCGAAGAATGCAGCTGCGCTTTATTCGCTAGGAGCGATTGAGTCGAGCCGTGGTCGATATGAGCAAGCGCTCCCACATATGCAAAAAGCGGTCAAGGCATCGCCTAACTTTGCGCAGGCACATCTCGCGCTGTCGGTGATTTTGTATCACTTGAATCGCATCCCAGAAGCGACTCAGGCCGTCAACAAATCTCTCAAGCTGGACCCGCGCCTCACGGGCGCGCAGGCTCATTTGGAAACGTTGCGACTCTCTCAAAATGGCACCAACCCAATGAGCAGCAGCAACCCTGAAGCAGCTGCACTCAACTCGCAAGCCATCGGACTGCAAGGCACTGGACAACATGCACAAGCAGAAGCCCTTTTGCAACAAGCATTGGCCATTGACAGCAACAACTTCATGACGCTGTATTCGCTGGGTGTGTCGTGCTCTCACCTCGGAAAAACCAAAGAAGCCTTGGGCTACTTTGATCGCGCCACACAAGCGGCACCACATTTGCCGCTTGGCTTTTTCGCCAAAGCCAAGACCTTGCATGACTTAGGCCTGGCGGAAGATGCCATCGTTGCGTACGACCAAGCGATTGATGTCGACCCCCACTACATGGAGGCCTACACCAACAAAGCCGCGTTGTTGCAAGGCATCAACCGTCACCACGATGCACTGTTGACTTTGACAGCTGCGACAGAGATTGAACCCAACCATGTGCGCGCCTTAGAAGGCCAAGGCCAATTGTTGGGTCAGTACAAGCAATACACATTGGCCACGCGTGCGTTTGCTCACGCATTACAAGTTGCACCTGACTATGCCTATGGCGAAGGGCATCTGATGGGTGCTCGCATGAGCAATTGTGACTGGACCGACTTCGAGGGAGCCAAAGCCCGCATCATCGCAGGCATTCATGCCGGCAAACTCACCTGCGGCCCGCTGACCATCATGTCTATCACGGATGATGCAGCCACCATTCGCAAATGTGCTGAGTTGTATGCAGCTGACAAATACAAAGCCTCTTCAACACCTTTGTGGACCGGTGAAAAATACCAACATCGCAAAAAACGTGTCGCATTCATGTCGGCCGATTTCCGCATTCATCCCGTCGGCTATTTGCTGATTGGCCTGATTGAGCAGTTTGACAAGAGTAAATTTGAATTAACAGGCTTCTTTACGGGCGTTGGCGACGACAGCGATTTGTGGCGTCGTTACCGATGCGCTTTCGACCATTACATCGACTGCAACACCATGCCTAGCATTGAGGTGGCCAAACTCATGCGGGCGATGGAAATTGATGTGGTGGTCGAGCTGTCGGGTCACACCGAAGGCACTCGTCTCGACATCTTGGCGTATCGCCCTGCGCCAACCCAAGTCACCTATCTAGGTTTTCCAGGCACCTTGGGCTTGCCATACATTGATTATTTGATTTCTGACCCGCGCATCATTCCGCCTGAGTTTGAAAAGCACTATCAAGAAAAAATTCTCACCCTGCCGCATTGCTACTTACCGCGTGACGATACGGTGGTGCCATCACCTGACACTCCCAAACGATCTGACTTTGGTTTACCAGACGAAGGCATTGTGTTTTGCAGCTTCAACCACGACTACAAAATCAATCCGCCTCTGTTCAAAGTTTGGATGGATTTATTAAAAGAAGTCCCAGGAAGCGTGCTGTGGTTGATGAAACTCAACGAAGGTGCTCACAAAAATTTGGCACAAAGTGCACGTGATCATGGCATCGATCCTGAACGCATCATTTTTGCTTCACGTCTCCCACGCGTCGAAGACCACTTGGCACGCTATCGCTTGGCCGATGTCTTCATTGACACCTACCCCTACAACGGCCACACCACGGCGGGTGATGCCTTGCGTTCAGGCTTGCCAGTTGTGACGTTGTGTGGCGGGAGCTTCTCTTCGCGAGTGGCCGCCAGCCTGCTGCACGACATCGGCATGAGCGAGCTCACCTGCACCAGCTTTGAGGAATACCACGACAAGGCATTGCGCTTGGCAACCCATGCTGACGAACGCGAAGCAGCCAAGCGCAAGCTGCAAGGCATTTTGGACCGCCAAGAGTGGCCACATACACCTGCACATCAGGCACGGGCGCTTGAGGCTTTGCTGCTTGAAATTTAA
- a CDS encoding glycosyltransferase family 25 protein, translating into MDCYYINLASETEKRAQLEKNFAQHNTLNWPLHRFEALDKKYVEANNIQGQLSNGAKGCFLSHRELMNQNINNKDHLFIVEDDIVLCNKTQTVIEKIITTPEFEWDLLYTDICVPNAATMLDLFQLKQSCLKNDQLRILDLCEMNFASTAAYIVNKNSISKVASMLNAMQQLDTPIDLTYRALVQTRKLKAFVAFPFLTSLSSESEDSNIQTKEHAYTELVWHSFRKLIWMGGKSDHIEKNLTLIREGDFTDEAKAFSTILSGTFSQSFIQK; encoded by the coding sequence ATGGACTGCTACTACATCAACCTCGCATCTGAAACAGAAAAGCGTGCTCAGCTCGAGAAAAACTTTGCTCAACACAACACTCTGAACTGGCCACTTCATCGGTTTGAAGCTCTTGACAAAAAGTATGTTGAAGCAAACAACATTCAAGGGCAACTCTCCAACGGCGCAAAGGGCTGCTTCTTAAGTCATCGCGAGTTGATGAATCAAAACATCAATAACAAAGACCATCTGTTTATTGTTGAAGATGACATCGTGCTTTGCAACAAAACGCAAACCGTTATTGAAAAAATTATTACTACTCCAGAGTTCGAATGGGACCTGCTCTATACGGACATCTGCGTACCGAATGCAGCAACCATGTTGGATTTATTTCAACTCAAACAAAGCTGCCTTAAAAATGATCAACTGCGCATTCTCGATCTTTGCGAAATGAACTTTGCCAGTACCGCAGCGTACATTGTTAACAAAAATTCCATCAGCAAAGTTGCATCGATGTTGAATGCCATGCAACAACTAGATACACCAATTGACCTGACGTACCGTGCATTGGTTCAGACTAGGAAACTCAAAGCTTTTGTAGCGTTCCCATTCTTAACTTCACTTTCATCTGAATCTGAAGACTCAAACATCCAAACAAAAGAGCATGCCTATACGGAACTGGTGTGGCATTCATTTAGAAAACTTATTTGGATGGGTGGGAAGTCGGATCACATAGAGAAAAATTTAACCCTAATACGAGAAGGCGACTTTACCGATGAAGCTAAGGCATTTTCTACGATATTAAGCGGCACGTTTTCGCAAAGTTTTATTCAGAAATAA
- a CDS encoding glycosyltransferase family A protein: MKPPYFSIIIATHERPRLLARAMQSVCANTFTDHEMIVVADTVDAATMHVISQNLREQDSFCKRIGKLGPALSRNVGLSMARGKYVIFLDDDDAFSIDYLERAFLTTLDNPGSVIYTNYCVIQEDRSQPDLPPQPGQAFSVANADFNALYVKNFILNHSVIFPREAVHGRLQDPHLSSLDDWDFLLNVASDTPFVHANITGAMVYKDYVNQHDRRGGNSQSNGMQTVTDYLSIYKKWPAPNLDLRVKRQQLLASAGQHVPIDWV; the protein is encoded by the coding sequence ATGAAGCCGCCTTATTTCAGCATCATCATCGCAACGCATGAGCGACCACGGTTGCTTGCGCGTGCCATGCAATCGGTCTGCGCCAATACCTTCACAGATCACGAAATGATTGTGGTGGCTGACACAGTGGATGCAGCCACCATGCATGTGATCAGCCAAAACCTGCGTGAGCAAGACAGTTTTTGCAAACGAATCGGCAAACTTGGGCCTGCACTGAGTCGAAACGTAGGTCTTTCCATGGCGCGTGGGAAATACGTGATCTTCTTAGATGATGATGATGCGTTCAGCATTGATTATTTAGAACGTGCTTTTTTGACAACCTTGGATAACCCAGGCTCGGTGATTTACACCAACTACTGCGTCATTCAAGAAGATCGCTCTCAACCAGACCTCCCCCCTCAACCAGGGCAAGCCTTCTCAGTAGCAAATGCTGACTTCAACGCGTTGTACGTCAAGAATTTCATCCTGAATCACAGCGTAATTTTTCCCCGTGAGGCTGTGCATGGTCGGTTGCAAGACCCCCACCTTTCAAGCTTGGACGACTGGGACTTTTTGCTCAACGTTGCCAGCGACACCCCCTTTGTGCACGCCAACATCACCGGCGCCATGGTCTACAAAGACTATGTCAACCAGCACGACCGTCGTGGCGGGAACAGCCAAAGCAATGGCATGCAAACTGTGACGGATTACTTGTCTATCTACAAAAAATGGCCTGCACCTAACCTCGATTTACGTGTGAAACGTCAACAACTTTTAGCCTCAGCCGGCCAGCATGTGCCGATTGACTGGGTATAA
- a CDS encoding FkbM family methyltransferase, whose protein sequence is MKLAALEVSFGNKPIRFSYRNQSLGDKGVVKQIFQNSDYNIAHWPQGKRFVEYFHEHTQNQQGLIIDAGANIGASAVYFLEIYNNSYVYAIEPDRENVSLLTLNTQPYEAVHIFHGAIAGQDGDLYLEDPGHSDWGFRTRKKDQANSESVKVSAISPKTILQKTKHMKPMMFKIDIEGGEESLFEGDTSWMREFPLLIIELHDWMLPFSGSSKNFFKAIAQYEFDFVHKGENIFLFNRELLC, encoded by the coding sequence ATGAAACTTGCCGCGCTAGAAGTTAGTTTTGGAAATAAGCCCATTAGGTTCTCATACCGAAATCAAAGCCTTGGAGACAAGGGCGTCGTTAAACAAATTTTTCAAAACTCAGACTACAACATTGCTCATTGGCCCCAAGGAAAACGTTTTGTGGAGTACTTCCATGAGCACACGCAAAATCAGCAAGGTCTGATCATTGATGCTGGCGCAAACATAGGTGCATCAGCTGTCTATTTTTTAGAAATTTACAACAACTCATATGTTTATGCGATTGAACCAGATCGTGAGAATGTAAGCCTTCTAACCTTGAACACTCAGCCGTACGAAGCTGTTCATATTTTCCACGGAGCGATTGCTGGACAAGATGGTGACCTTTATCTAGAGGATCCTGGACATTCAGACTGGGGGTTTAGGACACGCAAAAAGGATCAGGCGAACTCTGAAAGCGTGAAAGTTTCTGCGATTTCACCGAAAACCATCCTTCAAAAAACTAAACACATGAAACCTATGATGTTCAAAATTGACATCGAAGGAGGTGAAGAGAGTTTGTTTGAAGGTGACACATCTTGGATGCGAGAGTTCCCACTGTTAATCATCGAACTGCACGACTGGATGCTTCCGTTCTCAGGATCATCTAAAAACTTCTTTAAGGCTATCGCTCAATATGAATTCGACTTTGTTCATAAAGGCGAAAACATATTTCTATTCAATCGAGAACTACTATGCTGA
- a CDS encoding glycosyltransferase family 25 protein: MTFSFTNASCYLISLDAREDRRALFVANTDTQGFALNTFEWIRAIEDQDFGGLGCAKSHLLAMTKFMTETENEWCCIFEDDFNFRDTRETTEQTIDYTLKKFSDLDVFLLGGTKLVPMPTNAEIGMYKVNQVFESATTSGYIVRRRYVKQLMINCMDSIIGMEKFRAASPRSVIYHKFAIDQTWKKLQRTDNWYCTTPMLGAQIPSYSDIEKTDIDYTHTSA; this comes from the coding sequence ATGACTTTTAGCTTCACAAATGCTAGTTGCTACCTTATCAGTTTAGATGCACGCGAGGATCGTCGAGCACTGTTTGTTGCCAACACTGATACGCAAGGCTTTGCACTCAATACATTTGAGTGGATTCGTGCAATCGAAGATCAAGATTTTGGAGGCTTAGGATGCGCCAAGTCGCATTTGCTCGCCATGACTAAATTTATGACGGAAACTGAGAATGAATGGTGCTGCATCTTTGAGGATGACTTCAACTTTCGCGACACAAGAGAAACTACCGAGCAAACGATTGACTACACACTAAAGAAATTTTCTGATCTCGATGTATTTTTACTAGGTGGAACAAAGTTGGTTCCAATGCCTACCAACGCCGAAATCGGGATGTATAAAGTGAATCAAGTATTTGAATCTGCCACAACTTCAGGCTATATCGTGCGACGTCGGTATGTAAAACAGTTGATGATTAACTGCATGGACTCGATCATTGGAATGGAAAAATTCAGAGCAGCTTCTCCACGAAGTGTGATTTATCACAAATTTGCAATCGACCAAACATGGAAAAAGCTACAACGCACGGACAATTGGTACTGCACCACACCCATGTTAGGCGCTCAAATTCCTTCCTACAGCGACATTGAAAAAACTGACATTGACTACACCCATACATCAGCTTAA
- a CDS encoding tetratricopeptide repeat-containing glycosyltransferase family protein, with protein MSTSQVRPSSTPAATREALLRQGAALMQSENFEDAAHWYGLALDEFPDDAQFYYCKGVAHHQEQQYLKAIDCYCAALQIKIDFADAFENLSDVQAKMHMFDDAFLSISAAIALRPKKALSHARQAQVLVQQEKFLLAIQAANQAIKLDPTVTSAYMARSNAHRALLQIDESMADLRKAMALNPDNPEYEYNLSFDLLLSGSFKEGWQCYEKRFQTSNFLNNPTVPMRTPLWDGVQDITGQRLLICPEQGLGDQIQFARYALLLQQRGIHVILSVEPALIELLSSMHPALQVVSSRQTADTLPAHDCHITLMSLPRIFETQLDTIPATPSYLKADAVVRQAWRQRVPQRSRPQIGISWSGSTTHVNDHNRSMTLDQLSPLLAMDMDFHILQTEIRPYDEARLRLWSNLHDWRPALTSFNETAGLASELDVVITVDTSVAHLTSALGIPTWVMLPFAPDFRWLLDRTDSPWYPSVQLFRQPEPKAWLPVVEALARELTDRFNA; from the coding sequence ATGAGCACATCGCAAGTTCGCCCGTCCTCGACGCCCGCTGCAACGCGGGAGGCCTTGCTACGCCAAGGCGCGGCATTGATGCAATCCGAAAATTTTGAGGATGCGGCCCATTGGTATGGCCTCGCCTTAGACGAATTTCCAGACGATGCTCAGTTTTATTACTGCAAAGGCGTCGCGCACCACCAAGAGCAGCAATACCTCAAAGCCATCGATTGCTACTGTGCTGCACTGCAAATCAAGATCGACTTCGCCGATGCGTTTGAAAACCTGTCTGACGTACAAGCCAAGATGCACATGTTTGACGATGCATTTTTGAGCATCAGCGCGGCCATCGCGTTGCGTCCGAAAAAAGCACTCTCGCATGCAAGACAAGCCCAAGTTTTGGTGCAGCAAGAAAAATTCTTACTGGCGATTCAAGCTGCCAATCAAGCCATCAAGCTTGATCCAACGGTCACATCGGCCTACATGGCTCGCAGCAATGCCCACCGTGCACTACTCCAGATCGATGAAAGCATGGCTGATTTGCGCAAGGCGATGGCCCTCAACCCCGACAACCCCGAGTACGAATACAACCTATCGTTTGACTTGTTGCTCAGCGGCTCATTCAAAGAGGGCTGGCAGTGTTATGAAAAACGCTTTCAAACAAGCAACTTTTTAAACAACCCCACAGTCCCCATGCGAACGCCACTGTGGGATGGTGTGCAAGACATCACAGGCCAACGCTTGTTGATTTGCCCTGAGCAAGGCCTAGGTGATCAAATTCAATTTGCGCGATACGCATTGCTGCTGCAGCAGCGCGGAATCCATGTGATTCTTTCTGTCGAGCCTGCACTGATCGAGTTACTCAGCAGCATGCATCCAGCCTTACAAGTGGTGTCTTCACGCCAAACAGCAGACACCTTGCCTGCGCATGATTGCCACATCACCCTGATGAGCTTGCCTCGCATTTTCGAGACGCAACTTGACACCATTCCAGCCACGCCCAGCTACTTGAAAGCGGATGCCGTCGTCCGTCAGGCATGGCGACAACGGGTCCCTCAACGGTCTCGTCCACAAATTGGCATCAGCTGGTCAGGCAGCACCACACATGTGAACGATCACAACCGGAGCATGACGCTGGACCAACTGTCGCCACTGTTGGCGATGGACATGGATTTCCACATTTTGCAAACAGAGATTCGCCCCTATGACGAGGCGCGCTTACGTCTGTGGTCGAATTTGCATGATTGGCGCCCCGCACTCACCTCTTTCAATGAAACAGCTGGCCTAGCCAGCGAACTGGATGTCGTGATCACAGTCGACACCTCCGTCGCCCATCTCACCAGTGCGCTAGGAATACCCACTTGGGTTATGTTGCCGTTTGCCCCTGATTTCCGTTGGTTACTCGACCGCACAGATTCCCCCTGGTATCCCAGCGTGCAACTCTTTCGACAACCTGAACCCAAAGCATGGCTCCCCGTCGTGGAAGCATTGGCGCGAGAACTCACGGATCGGTTCAACGCATGA